Proteins encoded in a region of the Antedon mediterranea chromosome 2, ecAntMedi1.1, whole genome shotgun sequence genome:
- the LOC140040786 gene encoding battenin-like — MDQGDAVNSNNGSCLPNDNAAILIKQPKTKRDVVAFFLLGLCNNFCYGIMLSAAFDILSEFDKKYTTTISPVLTTASLYTNITTSEPLNYKDCNKVSTGAVLLADIFPSLFAKTTLPLYFEYVSYNLMISISISLGAASLLIVSYSNTLALSLIGVGCASAGTGIGEFLFLSLSSYFDKSVIVGYSTGTGVSGVLYALAYVLLTSVLGLSPRQSMLIVLVVPAVSFIVYYLLLSHRPSNKKHQKPKDELSESLINNIINSSQTSLQESVNVIDDITQSEDKVNGSLASKKGPHRLTAKEKIKLVKPLTKYMVPLGVVYLAEYLINQGIVELIYFPTLTWMNHDDQYRWYQLVYQVGVFVSRSSIAVFTIKHLWVLPILQCAAFVFLLTVAMYHYIPSIWIIFVTIAFEGLLGGFAFANTFYKILIEVEECYQEFAMGLTSIASSLGITISGLVSIPLHNALCKS; from the exons ATGGATCAAGGTGATGCAGTAAATTCAAACAATGGTTCTTGTTTGCCAAATGACAATGCAGCTATATTAATCAAGCAACCTAAAACCAAGCGCGATGTTGTTGCTTTTTT ctTACTTGGTTTATGTAATAATTTCTGTTATGGTATAATGTTGTCTGCTGCTTTTGATATACTCTCGGAGTTCGATAAAAAGTACACAACAACT ATTTCACCCGTTTTGACAACGGCATCATTGTACACAAACATCACGACCTCTGAACCCTTGAACTATAAAGATTGTAACAAAGTATCTACCGGAGCTGTACTTCTTGCCGACATATTTCCATCACTTTTTGCCAAGACAACCCTCCCATTGTATTTTGAATATGTATCTTACAA TTTAATGATCAGCATAAGTATAAGTTTGGGTGCCGCGAGTCTACTTATTGTTTCATATTCCAACACATTGGCACTTAGTTTAATTG GTGTAGGATGTGCGAGTGCTGGTACTGGTATTGGTGAGTTTCTATTTTTGAGCCTCAGCTCTTACTTTGACAA GAGTGTAATTGTTGGCTACTCAACTGGGACTGGAGTATCTGGGGTATTATATGCACTGGCGTATGTTTTACTTACCTCAGTTCTTGGCTTGTCACCTCGTCAATCCATGTTAATTGTTTTAGTTGTTCCTGCTGTCAGTTTTATAGT GTATTATTTACTGCTTTCGCATCGACCAAGtaataaaaaacatcaaaagcCAAAAGATGAACTCAGTGAATCATTAATCAACAACATTATTAATTCATCACAAACTAGTCTACAAGAAAGCGTTAATGTTATTGATGATATTACGCAGTCAGAAGATAAAGTTAACGGCAGTCTTGCGTCAAAGAAAGGCCCTCACCGGCTTACTGccaaagaaaaaattaaattagtaaag CCATTAACGAAATATATGGTACCTCTTGGAGTTGTATATCTAGCCGAGTACCTGATTAATCAAGGCATT GTTGAACTTATTTACTTTCCTACGTTAACATGGATGAACCATGATGACCAATACAGGTG GTATCAGTTAGTATATCAAGTAGGTGTGTTTGTATCAAGGTCATCTATAGCCGTTTTCACTATTAAACATCTATGGGTGCTGCCTATACTGCAA TGTGCAGCATTTGTGTTCCTGTTGACTGTAGCAATGTATCACTATATTCCATCAATTTGGATTATATTTGTTACAATAGCGTTTGAAGGACTTCTTGGTGGATTCGCTTTTGCAAACACATTTTACAAAATTCTAATAGAG GTTGAGGAATGCTACCAGGAATTTGCAATGGGTTTGACATCTATAGCTAGTAGTTTAGGAATTACAATTTCTGGTTTAGTATCAATACCTTTACACAATGCTCTTTGTAAATCTTGA